Below is a genomic region from Methanosphaera sp. ISO3-F5.
CCCCTTCTCTTACCGCTTTAAATATTTGTGTTTGTAAATCGAAGATGTGCTCTTCAATCTGAGTCCAGGGAATCGCTTCCCATTCTTCTTCAAGTTGAGACTCATGTAATTCCGCATAAGTAAGAACATCCATATCCTTACCTCTTTCAACATGAACTACATTTTCAGCATTATCATTAATAATTCTTAACACCTCCTCCCTTATCTGATTTACCATACACAAGTAAAATATTCCTATCTTTTTCTCAAAGTTCAATTAATACACCTGTTAAAGTGGGCATATCCCCCCATAGTTATAAAGTTGCTTCTATTTCCTATGTGCCTTTCGACAATAGTAGGGGCATTAGCTTTCTTAACATCCTTTACCCAACAAGGATTATCAGCATCCGCTCACGCAGTAGCCTTCCAAACTTGTAACATATCACTTGACTAGTACAATTTGGACCAATTGCTGGGCTTACCAAGTTTATCTTCTGTCAGATACGAATAAATTCAACTTAGGCTCTTCTTTTACACCAGTAAATCAACTATTGGGTTATGAATGGATGACACGTGAACAAAACCGTGCCTCACCAAGGATTTACAATACTCATAGGGTTACCAGTACTCATTCCTATAATTATACGTTGTGATGCTTAAAGAAGTTCATAAAATTTCTTAGTATTAGCCATTATTGATTCTTTCTCTAGCCCTTAACTTTCTTCCGAGTACTTCGAAAATTAATTAGGCACTTAACTCTCATGCAACCCACACCCCCCGTTACCAGAAAGTGCAGTTTCGAGCGAGAATAACCACCATAACCTAGGTTAACAAGAACAACCAATGATAATCATCGGTCTCTTGTACTGACTGCGAAGCAAAGAAGATAATTTCTTGTCGCACTTGTTCATCATAAAGGTAATAACCACTATATTTTGCTTTTTCATTGATTATTAGTATGTTTTCATCAATTTTTAATCAATTCTTAATTGTAGTATGAGATATATCTATGTTTAAGAATATTTTGAAATAAGCTTTTATTTTTCTTAATGAATTATATCCTTTTTTCATTATTTCAGGTAATTTATCTGTAATTTGTTTAAAAAAGTATTTATCATCATCAAATAATGCTTTATTCTTAATTCCAAACTTTTTTATTACAACTTTTACATTGATATTGCTGTTCTTTAAATTCAACAGATTTTCCAAGAATATTTTGCTTATTCTTAGTTATAGTACCTTTTTTAATTATTTTATGAGAACCACACTTAGGACATTCAGGATTAATGTATTTAAACGTGTTATTTTCATTTAATTCTAGAGAATAATCATTAGATAATGAGATTCTTGATTTAATTTTTTATTTAAAGTTTTTTTAAAAGTAGGTTTTCCATCCATAAAATCGAAAAGTTTAAGTTGAATGAAATGTATACTATTATTAGAGATAGATTCGTTTTTAGTTTGCATATATACTTATCTATCTCTTTTTAAATATATATTTAACGCTAATTTTAATTCAAATTCATGAAATAATAACTAATATTTTAAATATGCTATTTTTAATAATGAATTTATTTTGATTATAAAATTAAAGTTATAAAACTTTAGAAAAAAAATAGTAAACTTGAAAATTTTTTTTGCAAAAAAGCCTATACAATTTTACAACTTCAAAATAAAATAGGGTTTTGGACATTGAATGGTTAATATTTGGAATATACAAATATGATTATATCTAGAATAAATTATAATTAAATGATTATTAGCCATAATGTAAACAGTTTATTAATTATATAATGAGGATATGGGGTGGATGTGATATTATGATGGACTGGTTTGAAAACTTTTCTAAACAATATTTTAAGGAAAAATATGACTATTATTACCTGTATGATCATAATAAGGAGTTACACACCTATAAGAATATACATAGTGTTAAGATTAAGGAGAATGTTCTGAGCGGATATATCAGTCATGGAAAATATGATAGTAACAGGATTAAAATTAAATTCAAAACATTTGATGATGATGAGCTGGAAAAGTTAAATAAGATTATAGATGAAAACCCCATTAACAGGTTTAAGATTATAAACAAGACTTTACCAGACGATTTACTAAGAACAGAAATTAAAATTTTACCGGAATCTCTGGATGAACTTGAAATAGAATGTTCATATGATGATGAAGAAGAGAATTTAATTGATGTTTTATCTATTCTAAAGGAATTCAATAAACGTTTGATGAAAAATAATTTTCTAATATTTAAAATCAGAGGATTAAATTTAACCCGGACAATCACATACCCTGTTAAAACATTGGATGATATTCTGGAATTTAAATTTAAAACAGTAAATGATGATGTAAACTTAATAAACTTGCATGATGCAAACAAGGTATTACTAAAAAACATGGAAAACCCTAATACCAGTTTTGATTTTATATATAATGAATTGTTCGAATTATTAAACGAGGAAATTAATAATATAACAAAAAATAACATGACCACATTATATGTGAATTATGATAATGAAGATATGGTGGAGTTTAAATCAATAGAAGAAAAGGACAAGCATCTCCTTGAAAAGTGGGATGTTAAAAGCGAGGTAAATATAAATATTGATGATGATTACAACATAACCAATACTGATCAGTTCAATAATTCGCAGAAACTATTCACTTTCTTAAATGAAATAAACATTACACGTATAAAGTGTAATGAAAAAATAATCTTTTTAAAGCAGTTACTGGAATTAACATATACATTAGTCAGAAATTATTCGATTATGCCCGAAATTTTTAAAACTGAAAAATCATATAATATACGTTGGATTCCATCATTCTATAGTAGCAATGTCATAAACTATTGTAAAAAATATTATGGTAAATGTCCGGATAATCTGGTTACCCTAAATAATGAACCTCTTTCAAATCAAAATCAGGTCATAATATTAATCAGTTTGTTCATGAATGCTTTAATAACATACACAGTTCAAAAAAATCAAATTAAAGACTATCCATATATCAGTAATGTTGTCTTTAAATTATTCACCGGAGAGAAATTAAACAGGGAAAATGACCGATATCAGATTACTGCTGAAAATATATCAAAACAACTATCAGTATTCTATTTAAATGAACAAACATACTCCTATGAAATGTTCATCGATGAAAATTTCTGTATTGAAATAAAAATAAGAGAAAAAGACACTATTAAAAACATAACAGAGGCTAACCTCGATGAACTCAAAAATATCAGTAAAATATATGATTTATTCAACTATTATAAAATAAAAAACACAATATACGAAAAAATCAGATTAAAAAACAAAGATTTCATAATCTTCCACAACAACATAATAAATTTACTGCCCCTCATCAACGTCAAATTAAACAAACCATTCCAAATTATCGGGAGCAAAATAGACCTGATTTTAGATATCAAGACTAAAACAGATGATTTTCAACTAAAGAATCTTAAAAACTATTACTATTGGAAAATAAGATTGGAAGATACTGAAATCAAGCTAAAACATTTTGATACAATTACAGATGATATGAATGAAATCATAAAAATAGAAGATAAAATTTACCTCGTTGATGGACCATCATTCCGTCATATAAAACAATACACATGGACACTTCTACAAAAAGATGAAAGCAATGAAATACTACAGTACGCAATCCTCGAAGAATATATTGGCTTAAAATTTAAATTAAGTGAAAATTTTAAGAAATTAATTAAAACATCAAATATCTATGAACAACCACAAACATTGAAGGGAAAGTTAAGACCATACCAGAAGATTGGTTATTCATGGCTAATACAGAACATTAAAAGCGGTTTCGGAAGCATCCTCGCAGATGACATGGGATTAGGTAAGACATTACAGGTATTAGCAGCCATCCTATACTTTAAGGAAAACAGCCAATTAGAATCCAACACATCATTAATAATTGTTCCACCAACATTACTATCAAACTGGCAGAGAGAAATAGAGAAATTCACACCAGAATTATCATATTATATATACCATGGAACAAACAGAATTTTTCCCACACAACATTACGATATCATATTAACATCCTATGCAATAATACGCTCTGACTTGGAAATGTTCATAAATGAGTTCTGGTTCATCTGTGTACTGGATGAAGCTCAAAACATCAAAAACCCAAGCACACAACAAACAATCGCAATCAAAGAAGTATACGCATTCAATAAAATAGCATTAACAGGTACACCAGTAGAAAACAGATTAACAGACTACTGGTCAATATTTGACTTCGTTAATAAAGGATACCTGTCCAGCTTAGAAGATTTTAAAACAAAATATGTTACTCCAATTGAAAAATTAGGTGATGAAGAAACATTAAACAATCTTAAAACAATAGCCAAACCCTTTGTTATGAGAAGACTAAAAAGTGATGATGAAATCAGAAACGAACTACCAGAAAAGTTTGTTAACGACATCTACTGCAGCCTCACAAAAAAACAGGTAAACCTATACAATAACCTCTTAAAAGGTAATTTCGAAAAAATAATCGACACAAAAGGTATTGAAAGAAAAGGAAGTATCCTAAAATTAATAACCGCATTAAAGCAAACATGTAATCATCCAGCACAATACCTAAAATATGAAAAGATGAAAATCAACGAATCCGGTAAAATGGAATTATTAGCTAATCTTCTGGAAAATATCCTGGATATGAATGAAAAAGTGCTCATATTCACACAATACGTAGAAATGGGTAAAATAATAAAAGAATTAATATCACGAAAATTCAAGACAGAAGTACTGTTTTTACATGGTACACTCTCACGAAAAGAAAAATCCCGAATCATCGACACTTTCCAGGAAAATCCTGATTACAAAATACTGGTTGCAACTCTTAAAACCGGTGGAACAGGATTAAACTTAACCGCCGCACAAAATGTCATTCATTACGATTTATGGTGGAATCCTGCAGTGGAAAACCAGGCAA
It encodes:
- a CDS encoding DEAD/DEAH box helicase, yielding MMDWFENFSKQYFKEKYDYYYLYDHNKELHTYKNIHSVKIKENVLSGYISHGKYDSNRIKIKFKTFDDDELEKLNKIIDENPINRFKIINKTLPDDLLRTEIKILPESLDELEIECSYDDEEENLIDVLSILKEFNKRLMKNNFLIFKIRGLNLTRTITYPVKTLDDILEFKFKTVNDDVNLINLHDANKVLLKNMENPNTSFDFIYNELFELLNEEINNITKNNMTTLYVNYDNEDMVEFKSIEEKDKHLLEKWDVKSEVNINIDDDYNITNTDQFNNSQKLFTFLNEINITRIKCNEKIIFLKQLLELTYTLVRNYSIMPEIFKTEKSYNIRWIPSFYSSNVINYCKKYYGKCPDNLVTLNNEPLSNQNQVIILISLFMNALITYTVQKNQIKDYPYISNVVFKLFTGEKLNRENDRYQITAENISKQLSVFYLNEQTYSYEMFIDENFCIEIKIREKDTIKNITEANLDELKNISKIYDLFNYYKIKNTIYEKIRLKNKDFIIFHNNIINLLPLINVKLNKPFQIIGSKIDLILDIKTKTDDFQLKNLKNYYYWKIRLEDTEIKLKHFDTITDDMNEIIKIEDKIYLVDGPSFRHIKQYTWTLLQKDESNEILQYAILEEYIGLKFKLSENFKKLIKTSNIYEQPQTLKGKLRPYQKIGYSWLIQNIKSGFGSILADDMGLGKTLQVLAAILYFKENSQLESNTSLIIVPPTLLSNWQREIEKFTPELSYYIYHGTNRIFPTQHYDIILTSYAIIRSDLEMFINEFWFICVLDEAQNIKNPSTQQTIAIKEVYAFNKIALTGTPVENRLTDYWSIFDFVNKGYLSSLEDFKTKYVTPIEKLGDEETLNNLKTIAKPFVMRRLKSDDEIRNELPEKFVNDIYCSLTKKQVNLYNNLLKGNFEKIIDTKGIERKGSILKLITALKQTCNHPAQYLKYEKMKINESGKMELLANLLENILDMNEKVLIFTQYVEMGKIIKELISRKFKTEVLFLHGTLSRKEKSRIIDTFQENPDYKILVATLKTGGTGLNLTAAQNVIHYDLWWNPAVENQATDRVHRIGQENDVMVYRFITKGTLEESIDQMVKNKIDLANKTISTDKTFITELTNEELKELLKLRL